In the genome of Pieris rapae chromosome 6, ilPieRapa1.1, whole genome shotgun sequence, one region contains:
- the LOC110999846 gene encoding E3 ubiquitin-protein ligase SH3RF1 isoform X3, protein MDEGLLNDLLECSVCLERLDTSSRVLPCQHTFCLKCLKVIVESHKELRCPECRVLVETKVEELPPNVLLMRILEGMKNSAPRKVSAQRVRTAHTQGQVQTQPSSRSDKQVPPHGRAIYDYISKEPGDLSFKKGETILLQKKLDPFWYHGECSGRSGMFPITYLQVIVPLAAAPALCKALYDFRMSAPDEEGCLAFDKGAIITVHRRVDENWAEGRLEQRVGIFPIAFVELNQAASHLMNSSPINRPVPPAPEHVRAGHSEHRHQAQHPHRYRQMSASTPASAPSNYQNVGDASQANSQTAARPAQTSARRAASPRITEPTRAKYLLDIVHFTSAHKALGVQSASRVDDGYDRFGAKFDTHPNGADVAYQNVRTERFPVAGFDSNLSSDSSSSANTPSSTTTPNTSSDTSTCESAEPSLPGSPDVDAERNATVAAPEDARERTRETSRDPNAAAAPNTSECSTATNTSLNVSLPIESSRVETREAEPTSLPCSSRITRSAGPEARSSGPDSLLDFGLGLQAALSPSRGRDDYAASRAPRDHHHREKRHSLTPTTHLQGGLNQNRHSAEILATSLLDHTPERDVRGERERERERRRRRSRSDERPLPAAYVALYPYRPQKPDEIELKKGGVYTVRERCRDGWYKGWCERLQRAGVFPGNYVAPLTPVANRIKHEKSASMSSGKAAPPASDGGNSSAPSAALAAPAPPDAPPRADSPPAAAPQPSTYPWSAPAQPQQGAPRADKAKDKAKSEKSSISSGVSLMKRLAAMKKCKSPPPVGYSMDNPVFDDSPNASLVFAAQHPVHVRSGSCPSQLLRALPTSAGQIAAPAGLAVARHKDRLHDHRMLSRGSTEGLRQNQHRKSQSLDVTAARRDRHHSQPVRERFRCVVPYPPNSEYELELKVDDIVTVCKKRGDGWYKGTLQRTGRTGLFPASFVQSCPPE, encoded by the exons ATGGATGAGGGTCTACTCAATGACCTGTTAGAGTGTTCAGTCTGTTTGGAGCGTCTGGACACATCATCACGAGTCTTGCCATGCCAACACACATTCTGTCTCAAATGTCTCAAG GTAATAGTCGAATCTCACAAAGAGCTACGATGTCCCGAGTGTCGGGTACTGGTAGAGACAAAGGTGGAGGAACTGCCTCCCAACGTCCTCCTCATGAGGATCTTGGAGGGAATGAAGAACTCCGCGCCCAGGAAAGTCTCTGCGCAGAGAGTTAGGACTGCGCACACGCAG GGCCAGGTACAAACGCAGCCATCGTCTCGATCAGACAAGCAGGTGCCACCGCACGGGAGAGCCATCTACGATTATATCTCAAAGGAACCTGG TGACCTTTCGTTCAAGAAGGGAGAGACGATTTTGCTGCAAAAGAAGTTGGACCCTTTCTGGTATCACGGAGAGTGTTCCGGTCGCAGCGGAATGTTCCCTATCACCTATTTGCAG GTGATAGTGCCTTTGGCCGCGGCCCCCGCCTTGTGCAAAGCGCTGTACGACTTCCGGATGTCCGCCCCGGACGAGGAGGGCTGTCTCGCTTTCGACAAGG GGGCCATCATCACGGTCCACCGGCGAGTGGACGAGAACTGGGCCGAGGGTCGCCTCGAACAGCGGGTGGGCATCTTCCCCATCGCATTCGTCGAACTCAACCAGGCCGCTTCGCACCTCATGAACAG CAGTCCGATAAATCGCCCCGTCCCACCTGCGCCGGAACACGTCAGAGCGGGGCACTCGGAGCACAGGCATCAGGCCCAG CACCCTCATCGATATCGACAGATGTCCGCGTCGACCCCCGCCTCGGCGCCGAGCAACTACCAGAACGTGGGCGACGCGAGCCAGGCCAACTCCCAGACGGCCGCCCGGCCGGCCCAGACGTCGGCCCGCCGCGCCGCGAGCCCGAGGATCACGGAGCCCACTCGGGCCAAGTACCTCCTCGACATCGTCCACTTCACGAGCGCGCACAAGGCTCTCGGGGTGCAGAGCGCGTCGCGCGTCGACGACGGCTACGACAGGTTCGGGGCCAAGTTCGACACTCACCCGAACGGGGCCGACGTCGCCTATCAGAACGTCCGCACCGAGCGCTTTCCGGTCGCGGGCTTCGATTCCAACTTGAGCTCTGACTCGAGCTCCAGCGCGAACACGCCGTCCTCGACCACCACGCCCAACACCAGCTCCGACACCAGCACCTGCGAGAGCGCCGAGCCCAGTCTGCCCGGCTCGCCCGACGTCGACGCGGAGAGGAACGCGACGGTCGCGGCGCCGGAGGACGCCCGCGAGCGGACCCGAGAGACCTCTCGGGACCCGAACGCCGCCGCGGCTCCGAACACGAGCGAGTGCTCGACGGCCACGAACACCTCGCTGAACGTAAGTCTCCCGATCGAGTCCTCCCGCGTCGAGACTCGCGAGGCCGAGCCGACGAGCCTGCCCTGTTCGTCGAGGATCACTCGCTCCGCCGGACCGGAGGCGAGGTCCAGCGGACCGGACTCGCTTCTCGACTTCGGCCTGGGGCTGCAGGCGGCCCTGTCGCCCTCTCGCGGCAGAGACGACTACGCGGCGTCGAGAGCCCCGAGGGACCATCATCACAGAGAGAAACGGCACAGCTTGACGCCGACCACGCATTTGCAAGGAGGCCTCAACCAGAACAG GCATTCGGCCGAAATCCTAGCGACGTCCCTGCTCGATCACACGCCCGAGCGAGACGTCCGGGGCGAGAGGGAGCGAGAGAGAGAGAGGAGACGACGGCGGTCTCGAAGCGACGAGCGCCCTCTTCCGGCCGCGTACGTCGCTCTGTATCCGTACAGGCCGCAGAAACCCGACGAGATCGAGTTGAAGAAGGGAG GCGTGTACACGGTCCGCGAGCGCTGTCGCGACGGCTGGTACAAGGGCTGGTGCGAGCGGCTCCAGCGCGCGGGGGTCTTTCCCGGGAACTACGTGGCGCCCCTCACGCCGGTGGCCAACCGGATCAAGCACGAGAAG TCGGCGTCCATGTCGAGCGGCAAGGCGGCGCCCCCGGCGAGCGACGGCGGCAACTCGAGCGCTCCGTCCGCCGCCCTCGCCGCTCCGGCTCCGCCCGACGCCCCGCCCAGGGCCGACAGTCCGCCGGCCGCCGCTC CTCAGCCGTCGACGTATCCCTGGAGTGCGCCGGCGCAGCCGCAGCAGGGCGCTCCCCGAGCCGATAAA GCGAAGGATAAAGCGAAGTCCGAGAAGTCGTCGATCTCCAGCGGCGTGAGCCTGATGAAGCGATTGGCGGCCATGAAGAAGTGCAAGTCTCCGCCGCCCGTGGGCTACAGCATGGACAACCCGGTGTTCGACGACTCGCCCAACGCGTCTCTCGTGTTCGCCGCGCAACACCCCGTGCACGTGCG GTCGGGCTCGTGCCCCTCGCAGTTGCTGCGCGCGTTGCCGACCTCGGCGGGGCAGATCGCGGCCCCCGCGGGTCTGGCCGTGGCCAGGCACAAGGACCGACTGCACGATCACCGCATGCTCAG CCGCGGCAGCACCGAGGGCCTTCGGCAGAACCAGCATCGCAAGTCGCAAAGCCTGGACGTGACGGCCGCCCGAAGGGACCGACACCACTCGCAGCCGGTCAGAGAGAG ATTTCGCTGCGTGGTCCCGTACCCCCCGAACTCCGAATACGAGCTGGAGTTGAAAGTGGACGACATAGTGACGGTCTGCAAGAAGAGAGGCGACGGCTGGTACAAGGGCACGCTGCAGAGGACCGGCAGGACCGGGCTCTTCCCGGCCTCTTTCGTTCAGAGCTGCCCGCCCGAGTGA